The genomic region CTTGGCCTCGCTCACATAGTCGACGGGGTATTTGATGGGCCGAATGCCTTTTGATTCCAGATCAGCCCCCGTTTCGAAGAGGTTGATATCTTGCGTGAAGGACAAAGGCGCTCCGCTTCTGGTCGTGACAGGCGCGCCGGTGATGAGGTTGTATTGCTGACCAACCAGGAAGCCCACATTGATCCGGTTGCCGGGGTTGGCGGGGCCGCCATCGGTCTTGTAGGCCACACCCCGACGCTTGTCGTTGGCTTCAAACAAGCTGTAGAACTCGGCAGTGGTAGCTGGCCCGTTGTACCCGTTGACGGGAGCCATGTTGTAGTGCGACACGAACTTCCAGAAGTCGCGCGTAGGACCGGCGTTGCCAAACGTATTCTCCTGTGTGAAGATGTTCTCGCGGCCGATTACCGTGTTGTTAGGAGCAAAGTTATCGAAGACACTAGGGGCGAATGAGTACTTGCCGCTGCTGATTACCTCATCGGCCAGCTTGATCACCTGGTTCATATCCGCGGCGCTGAAGGTAGGCGCCTGGCGGTTGGCGTATACGCCCTTGTTGAGGTAGCACTTCATCAGCAGCACCCGAGCGGCATCCTTGTTAGCGCGGCCAGCCGGCCCGTCGGGGAGGTCTTTCTGGATGGCGTTAATCTCGCTCACAATGAAATCCAGCGCCTCGGTGCCCTTGCGCACTCGCGCCAGCGTGCCTAGGTTCTCGCCTGGGTCGCGATACAGCACTTGGTCGTAGAGGTCGAGTAGCAGGTAGGTAGCCCAGGCCCGAATGAACCGGGACTCGGCCTGCTGCTGCGCACTGGGGCTAAAGCGCAACAGGTCGGTAGATGAATAAATAATGCCTTCGAGCTGCGTGAAGGTGTCGCGCACCCGCTCGTTGTTGGGCGTCCAAGTGTGATTGTATAGCTCCCGCCACTTGCCGTTGTCGTCCCAGTCTGGTCCGCGGGTAGGCATAATCCGGGCATCAGTCGAAACTTCCTCTAGCGCAAACACACTCACGCAACCCTGGATGGGGCCACGCTGGGCGTTGTATACGCCTGTGAGCAGAGCAGCGGGGTCACCCACCGGAATTTGAGAATCGCTCAGTTGGCCTGCCAGCCTTTCACTGACGTCACAGCTATTAGCCAGCTGAAGCACGGCCAGTAAAGCAGCCGCACGCGCAAACGTATGGTAAGTCATGGTATGTAGAAACTAAGGGATTACAGAGAGAAGTTGACGCCGAACGTGAAAGTGCGGGCGCTGGGGTAGGGGAGGTAGTCGATGCCCACGG from Hymenobacter aerilatus harbors:
- a CDS encoding RagB/SusD family nutrient uptake outer membrane protein, coding for MTYHTFARAAALLAVLQLANSCDVSERLAGQLSDSQIPVGDPAALLTGVYNAQRGPIQGCVSVFALEEVSTDARIMPTRGPDWDDNGKWRELYNHTWTPNNERVRDTFTQLEGIIYSSTDLLRFSPSAQQQAESRFIRAWATYLLLDLYDQVLYRDPGENLGTLARVRKGTEALDFIVSEINAIQKDLPDGPAGRANKDAARVLLMKCYLNKGVYANRQAPTFSAADMNQVIKLADEVISSGKYSFAPSVFDNFAPNNTVIGRENIFTQENTFGNAGPTRDFWKFVSHYNMAPVNGYNGPATTAEFYSLFEANDKRRGVAYKTDGGPANPGNRINVGFLVGQQYNLITGAPVTTRSGAPLSFTQDINLFETGADLESKGIRPIKYPVDYVSEAKGGNGCENDHVTFRLADVLLMKAEAILRGGTPTSAGPYGGTALAIVNSIRTDPGRGASAFTTLTLDMLLAERGRELYGESWRRQDMIRFGKFLQARKDKPQSDPKYLIYPIPKSQVDINANITQNPGY